TATACTCTCCCCACGTCTCCTTTTCCTAACATCTTGATCTTGACAAAGCTCGATGGTCCTACCTCCACCTGCGCCGAGGAGCGTAAGCCTCTATATCTAATCTACATTCGCAAACGAGGAAAGGACCACTGCAATCTTACCTGTCGGACCTTTATAGAATTGCTTGAATATGTCCGGCGGAACGCGACTTTCCCAGGCACAGGCGGCAGACCGtgagcagcagcaacaacgtTCAACGAACCCGAAGACGGTGTGGGCCGTGATATCCGACCGCGCGACGAACCTGATGAAACGGTCTCTAATGAATCCTGTCCTTGCTCAAGCGAACTAGACATCAGTGGTGGGATCGGAGGTAGGGTGTCTGCCGGTGCCAAAAAGCCAttcttcgtcgtcgctgACTTTGAACCACCCATCGAGAAGAGCCCCTTTGCGTTCGGTGCTGATGCCACGCGACGAATAAACCGAGATGCTGATGCGCTGACAGACCGTGGGCTCAGGGGTCCATTTGTCCGTGGTTTTGATGGCGTTGGCGGCGTCGGGAGAAAAGAGGTCTGGGAGGGGTCTGCAGTCAATGGGGGCGCTCGAGAAGAGGATGCCTGGAGCTTCGTCAGCGTGGGCCGGGCCCGTTCTGATTTGGTGTGCTGTCTTTGCCGGCTAGGAGTTCCAACAGAAAGAGCGTCAGTTGATTTTGGCTGTGTGTGGTACGAATAGGAAGTGCTGCGTGGGGTCATGTAGAGATTCCGTGGAGAAGCTAGACCACCATTAGAATCGCTTGACTGTGTGTTGGATGAGTTGTAGGACGATCGCTGGTCAGAAAGATAGGCTGGGTTGAGAGAAGCAGACGAGGCAACGGGTATGTGGGTGACACCGCTCTGGGTTGAAATGGGAAGCGGTTGTGTCTCTACGATAACAGGAGAGCCTGTGGACTGCAGCTTCTTGGAGGAAGAGTTGGGAAAACGGAAGACAGATTTCCATGCAGACTGAGCCCGTGGCGATGATGGGTGTGAACTCGGGCTTCCGTTGGCCGACTTGGAATGAACATAAGGCGGACTGTCGAGAACGGGGTCGATGGTAGGGGTAGGCattgaagaaaagagaacGGAGGGTAGTCGAGGACGACAGCGAGGACGGGGAGGAAGGTAGAGAAGATCAGGGACGTTGTTGTCCAACGTATAATTATATGCCCCTCTTTGGTTACCTTCTCACAGAGAAAACAATCTGTTATGTAAGATTTTGTTCCTTGACTAGTCTTGACCAACGTGAAATAACAATCACTTTCTCAATTTATCCTCCATTCTACCTCCAAATCCCTGTTTCTTCCCCCCGTCTAGTCCCCTGCTTCCCCAGTCCTCATATCCCACTCAGCGTGTTCAATCCTCCATCGCTCGCTGCCGACCACAGTTGTGAAACTAAAAAGCTTGCGATCGTCTCTCTTCATTTCCGGTTCAGCGAGAACCCAGAACcttgatcatcatcttctgaagTCTAATATCCATTTGCTCGAGTTCTTCAATTGAATACCCCACTGTGCCTGACTTTTTTTCTAAAACTTACTCTCAAACCGAAAAATTTTCACTAGCCCGCATTTTCGCACATTTATGGGTCCAGTTGCGCTTTCTGGCCAGCTTTTAAAGGCGTCAGACCTCACTCCATTGATCCAAAGAGTGCTAGACTGACCGAGCCTTCGGCGTCATCTTCGGGTCCAAACTCTGCGCGACCGAGTTCTGGCGTTAACGTGGTCCATGGCGGCAAAAAGACCTACTGTGCAATGTCTCTATGACTgtaaacaacaacaacaacaacaacaacaacaacaacaacaacaactgtCTGTCTCTGTGCTATATTCATCATGCTGCGGCAATCCTCCTCTTTCGCTGTCAACTCAAATGCGGCTTGTACAAACTCTTCATCGGTCTGATTGAGCCATTGCATGAGAATATCCATGTCGAGTTCACTAGGCGGTTGACAATTCACGTACTGGCGACGATAATGAGGATTGTTGCCCTTTGGCTTTTATGTACTTTTTTCCTGCCATCATTGCGCTTAGTCCGGAAAAGTGATGTGTCGTCCTAATGCTGTAGACGGGGGTACGGGCTGGCCGGGAACGACATGATGAAATACCGCTCAAAAGCAGTAGTGCATTTAAGCAGATAAACCAGCTCGGGACCGGTGTGGGCGACCAAGCGTGTTCTCGATCCAGGGAAGTTATCTGCCGCATACTTTCCGTGAGTTCAAGTTTAGAATCCATTCTGGGAGATTTTAGGGCTAAGATCGGGGCTAAGGTAAAGGTGTTGTCTGCCAGGCTATAGAGTGGGTCCTATCGTCTCTACCGCTCCTTGATCCGCTACTTCCACCTCCAGAACTTTTCCCACGCACATAGAGCGCGAGGAACAGCCCTGCAAGGTGAAAAACAAGCAGTCGAGTAGAGTAAAACCACAAAACGTACCTAAAAAGTACCACCCCACGCCCAAAAACATCCAaaaacacccacacccatTAGAACTGTCAAATGAACGTCAACACCGGCACGGCTCGTGCCAGGAAGACAACCATGGGAAATCCCCCAACTCCGAGCCCGGGAGAATCGCAACCACCCGATAGATCCTCAAGGAGTAAAGGTACAGTGATAAACGAAGAGACACAGCAGGTCCAGGACGCAAAAGGCGGCCGGTCGATACTGGAGGAGCACCTGCTCTTGGTGCCAGCTGGACAGGGACTGACGGCACACCGGGCCGCCGCTTGCCTATTCCAGATATCGCTAATGTCGTCGAAGACACCGCCGATCGTAGTACAGGCCATGCGTGGTCTAGCCTTCTTGCTCGAAGAAATGGAACTCCCGCTGGCGACACAGACTTACCACGACGGATTCGGTGAAGAGCTCGCCTCATTCACGAACGAAATTAAATCCCTGGTCCAACATGCACAGGAGAAGGTCGACCAAAAGCTCGAGGAAATAAATCTGGCGACCGCAGATCTTATCAAATCGGCATCGACGAAAAACGCGCAGCAAGCTCCAAACAACGGGATGGCTTACAGCCAGGCAGTGATGAAGGGGCAACCCACTTTTAGTCAAGTACTGGTCCAATCCAACGTGGCCACCAACCCAAAAATGATAGCGAGACACGGAATAAAGGCGAGACAAACTATGCTGGAAGGGTTAAATAAAGAAGCGAAGGTAAGTACAATGGGGGACAGAGAGGCTAAAGATTTTATCAACAGTGCTCTGCAAAAACTCGAACCAGAGGGATCAGTACGAATACGGTCGGCAATCAAGCAAAGAAACGGGGGACTTCTAATCGAGTTCGACTCCGACTATGGAGCAGCATGGATGCGTATCGACAACAATAGAAAGAACCTATGCAAACAGTTAGGCGACGATGTCACAACGAAGAAGAGAACTTACGAACTTATTGCGATGGGGGCCCCACTCTCAGCCGAACCCGAAGACGACGACTTCGTgaaggaagtggaggaggCCAACCGAATCGACGAGGGTACGATCGTAGCTATGCGCTGGGCAAAGAAGATATCGAGGAGAGCCGAAGGGCAGCAAAGCGCACACATAATCATAACGGTTAGCGACGCCAGCGAAGCGAACAGGCTAATCGCCATCGGGATGTTCATAGCAAACAAAAGAGTAAGAGTTCAGAAATGCAGAGCCGATCCCATACGATGCATGAAGTGCCAAGGGTACAATCATTTCGCAAAAGAGTGCACCTCCAAACACGACGTATGTGGCCACTGCGGAGAGAAGGGCCACCGTACACAAAACTGCGAGAGAACGACAACCCACTGCGTTTCATGTGACTCCGACGACCACCCCAGTTACGCCAGAACGTGCCCAACCTTCATCAAGAAAGCCCTCGAAAAGAACGAACGCACACCCGAAAACCTACTTCCTTTCATCCCAACGGACGAACCGTGGACCTGGAGTATGAACACAAATTCAGCGCCGCCGACCATACAAAGAAACCGCTTCGCAAGGGGGCAATCCCCCAGATGGACGATAGAGCCACCAACGAGAGATCGATCGCAACTGCCGAAAACACCAGAGCAGAGTCCCGAACCAGAGGCAGCAAAGGCATCAAGCTCGAACCCGGTGAGCAAAGAAAGTGATACGGCGGCGTCCGCCTcagaagaaagagaccaGTAAAAGATGAGTGTTACCATCCTCGCAGAGCAGCATACCACCCAAATCAGGTTCCTACAGATAAACTTGAACAAGTCGGAGGTAGCGCACCTCGAGCTAATAAACAGTAGCCTCGGCAGCAACTACGACGTAATCCTCATTCAAGAACCCCATATAACACGCTTTGGCAACATCAGAACTAACGCATACTATCGCCCTGTGTACCCGGTAAGCAGAACAAATGAAGAGGTAACCCGCTCAGGCATCTGGGTCAACAAGAATCTTGATACCAGCAGTTGGTGTGAAATCCCATTTCCGGACACAAACGATTTGACGGCAATAAAGATCAAAAGCGACAGAGGAACACTCTTCATTTTCAACATATATCACCCAGGACGCACGGGACGCACGCTGCAAATACTGAGGCGGTATATAGAAGAAAATCAGCTGGAGCTCAACAAAGCCGACACTATGCAAATGTGGGCGGGAGACTTCAATCATCACCACCCGATGTGGGACCGAGACGAGGACGAACGACTGTTCACACCACAAGCGTTAGCGGAAGCGGAACGACTGATCGACTTTATCGAGGAACACAACATGGCCCAAGCCTTACCCAAGGGAATGCCGACGCTGGAACACATGGTGACAAAGAGGCTCTCAAGGCCGGACAACGTCTTTATCTCGGAAAAGCTCATCGATGCAGTCATCCAATGTAAAGTCGACTATGCAACACGGCCAGCCAACACCGACCATTACCCAATACATACAACCATTGACATGCGATGCGAGACCGCTAAAGTAACGCTGGAAAGAAACTTTCGTACGGTGAATTGGGAACACTTCTGCAAGACGCTTGAGAAACGACtggaagaacaagaagacCAGCTGGACCTGAACTCAGGGGAAGAGATAGATGAGGCGGTAAACATGCTGACACTAACACTCCAGGACACCATCAACAAGGAAGTGAAGTTGAGAAAGCCCTTCCCCGAAGCCAAACGATGGTGGACAAGCGAGATAGAAGAAGCCAAACGTTACAAAAACCGACTGAGCCGTCTACACCACAAGTTCCGCACCACCCCTCTCCACCCATGCCACGATGAATTCAAAGCAGCAAAGAGGAGCTTTGCTCGACTCGTAATCGACACAAAACGCAAGCATTGGGACGACTGGCTACTCGACGCCGAAGGCACCGACATCTGGACGGCAAACCGCTACTTCAAGAACCCGATAGGGGATGGAGGACGCCCCAGAATACCAACCCTGACGGTCACCAACGAGTACGACGAACAAGAGGAAGTATCGTCCAATGAGGAAAAAGCTAAGATCTTTGCGCACAACTTCTTTCCTAAAAAACCGGTTCAATCGTCTGTACCACAGAATTTTGAATACCCGGAAGCACTCCCAGACGACGGGCGAATAACACGGCAACAAATCAGGAGGCAGCTGGAACGTCTGTCGCCGTACAAGGCATGCGGAATCGACGAAATACCCAACATCGTGTTGCAGAAAACAGCCCCGCTCATCATGAACCGGCTACACGCGATCTACAATGCAATCCTTAAAACAGGCCATTACCCAGACTCGTGGAAGCACTCAATGACGGTAGTACTGAAGAAACCAGGCAAACCCAGCTATAAAACGCCAAAAGCGTACAGGCCAATAGCTCTCCTAAACACCCTGCCCAAGGTCCTCACGGCAATCGTGGCGGAAAGAATAAGCCATGCGGTCGAAGAACACAAGTTGTTACCAAACACGCATTTCGGAGGCAGACCTGGGAGAACCACCACCGACGCAATGCACTACATGGTCAGCAAGGTTAAAGCAGCCTGGAGGCGGGGTAAAGTAGTCTCAATGCTGTTCCTAGACGTGGAAGGGGCTTTTCCAAACGCGGTAACGGACAGACTCATTCACAACttacgacgacgacgcatACCGACAGTATATGTCAACTTCATACGAGAACTGCTCAGGAACCGGAAAACCAAGCTCAAATTCGATGACTTCGTGTCAGCACTGATGGAGATTGATAACGGAATAGGACAAGGAGATCCATTATCAATGATACTTTACATCATATATAATGCTGACCTGCTTGAAATAGTTGACCGCGAAGACGGAGAGGATGCCATAGGCTACGTTGACGATGTTACGATCATGGCAATAGGGAATGATACAGACGAAACAACAGACAAGCTGAGTGACTTAATCCATAAGGAGAACGGTGCACTCACATGGAGCAGTAGCCACAACTCAAACTTTGCCCCCGCCAAACAGGCAGTAATGCACCTCGACCCGCGAAACCCTAACAATCTAACCCACCCGAGACTCGAGTTCGACGGCGAACTAGTGCCGCAAGTCAATGTGTTCAAGTGCCTAGGATTCCAAGTCGATTGCCAACTAAACTGGAAAACTCACCTTCAATCAGCGACCGACAAAGCAACAAGATGGGTAGCAAACTTCCAACGACTGGCAAAACCGACGACGGGCATACACCCGTACCTCCTAAGACATCTGTTCATCGCGACGGTACTTCCAAGACTCACATATGGCATAGACGTTTGGTACACACCACCAACAAAACCACCGGGTTATCGAAACAACATCGGATCAGTGGCGGCGCTGAGAAGAATGTCGACAATACAGAGGAAAGCAACACTATCAATAACCGGCGCGATGAGGACAACACCCACGGAACTGCTAGACGCCCATGCGGGCGTCCTACCGCTAGAACTAGCCCTGCTGAAAGCCTGCCACAGGGCAGCAGTCAGAATGGCAACCCTCCCGGTAAGTCACCCACTATATGCGGTAATCGAGAAGGCGGAAAGAAGACCACCAAAACGACACAAATCCCCGATTGACAACCTACTCCGAATTTTCGACCTACAACCCAGTACTTTCGAGAAGATAGAGCCGATGCCATATTCACCAAAATACCGCCCACCCTTCAAAATCGTGATTGCCCAAACGAGAGAACTGTCAATGATATACGAAGCGGGCAGCACAGCCAGCATACGCATATACACAGATGGATCGAGCCACGATGGGAAGGTAGGAGCAGCAGCAATCCTACTGAGAGATAGGAAAGACAGACATGGCAAAGTCCTACGAAAATACCTTGGGACAAAGGAAGAACACAATTCGTacgaggcggaggcggtAGGAGGCCTGCTGGCCTCCAAGCTGATTCAAAACGAATCGCCCACGGCCAACGATACCATCGACGTATTCAGTGACAATCAGGGCTTACTGAAAAACCTGAGGAGACCCAAAGCTAAGTCCGGTCAGCACCTGATGAAGAGCATTGACGATGCATTCAAAAATCTGCAGGGAAACATAACAATACACTGGATTTCGGCACATTCGGACGTCCTAGGCAACGAGAGGGCGGATGAAGAAGCGAAGCGAGCAGCGGAAGGCGACAGCTCACCACCCGAAGAACTCCCATTACAACTAACGAGCCCGATTAAGAAAAGCGCGTCCGCTGAAAAACAGGCCTACCATGAGGAACTACTCGAGATATGGCGAGGGAGATGGAACACCTCACATAGGAAAACGAAGTTCGAAGGCATAGACTCAGAGTTCCCGTTCAACAAGTTCAGAAAGGCGCTGCGAAAGCTGAACAGGACACAAGCGAGCGTGCTTATTCAAGTGCGATCGGGACATATCCCGCTTAACAATCACATCAGCAAACTCAGGCTCGAGCAAGATAAGACATGCCCCAGGTGCTGGGAGCGACGAGACGGGGTAAGAGCCACCGAAACAGTGGAGCACTTTGTGTTTGAATGTAGAGGCTACCAACGGGAAAGACAACAATTATGGGACGAAATCGGAGAAAGGTGCTACGACTTGGAAGAATTAACgacaaaacaagaaaacgcGAAAGCACTCCTACGGTACATAGCAAAGACGAAGAGATTGAAGCCGTACAAGGAAGACTTACTGAACAGAGGgatcgaagaagaggaataGATGGACAAAGCAGGAAGGGAACAACAAAAAACACCCAAGTCAGAAGTACAACAGCGCGAGGATTCAAGAAGCGAAAGAACCTGCGCCAAAACCGGAGACGGCGACGAAACAGCCTAGGAAAGCTGGACCTTGAGGGGGGACGTGAGGGCCCTCCGTGGTGCACAGTCGCGTCGAGGATGGAACGATCGCCATGGGGCGAGTAGGTAGCTTAGTAGTATAAAGCCGAGGGAGGGGCCCACCCCTCAGAGGCTATAacacaaaataaaaaaaaaaaaaaaaaaaaaaaagagtggGTCCTTTATAAATCCTCCAAAGCCACGCACCCAAGGTTTTCAAGCCACAAGCCTCGTGCGATAGTGATATTCCATCAGAAAATTTGTTGACGCTATGTCTTCACCGAGTTTCTGACCTGAGGCAGGGTCGCATAGCCTTTTTATGAAAACGTACGTCCGCCTTTCGGGGTTCAGCCTTGGACCTGCTCTTTTTTATGCAAATCTCCTATATCATCGCTGGCTTACTTATGCTAACTCCCTCCATTTCAACAATCAACTGCTTCGTTCGCGCTAATTTACTCATGAGCATTGCTCAACTGTTCACTTATTTCCGTTCGTACCTTCCCGCTGATCATGTTTTCCGTTATCAGTGCATCATTTGTCCGTGTGTCCTCTCTCATGACTcgtcatttttttttatttttcggGAGAAAAAGCACTATATGGAATCTTGGGCGCTCCGAGTGTCTGGTGGATACGTTTTGAAACTCCTACAGAAACTACTTTTGGACATGCGTGTGTGCGTCGTTAAAGGATCACCTGGGATTCTCACCCCAGATTTCTGCTACCGCCTATCTTGCATCATCTTCCTGTCGAAAGCCTGCGGAATGGGAGTTGGATTCCCGCTCGTCATGTCAAAATTCGCCATGCATGACATGCTACCCGTTTTGATAACGTGCGCCTCTCCCGAGTTATGTATTGCCAGCGTCAAATAACAAATGCATCTGGCAGGCTCTGATCACCATTTTTGAATGAAGAGtatcaaagcaaaatctttTAATGGGATATCGTCCAACTCGCGAAAGTAGAGTAGAGACGCGTTGGTGAGGTTTTGGTTTAACGGCCGCGGCCGGTCCGTTCTTTGCTCATTTATATCCCAAAATACCAGAGAGCGGAGAACCAAAAAATCAACATATAGATAGCCTACAACCTAGCTTCTTTCGGTCACCACAGATCCACTTTTGTAAGAAATGCCCACGTCTCCGTAGACTTGGTCTGATTTGATCAAAGAGATCAACTCTGCACTGCTTCGAGAGCTCCCCAAGGCCAGTATTCGCTGCTCAGCTGCCTAAATCCTCCGCCATAATTCCACAGATTCCCAAGGACCATTTAATTTAACACGATCTCATGATATGAAGGAACTGGACCTGCCTTTCGAGAAACTTCAGGAAAGATGATAACGCTGACAATCAGTTTACCTCTAGTACGGCTTCTACTGAGGTCGATGGGATGGTCCACTGACCTTTCACGATATCCCCATACACCAAACCTTGTGGTCCATGACCATGATAGGTCTCTCGATGACTCGATATAAAATTACTTCTCGAGCCTTTATCGATATATATCAAGTTTTCGGCGTGTGTGGCAATGACCACTTCAACACTGGCGCCTTGGAGAAATTGCGATTTGTCGGAAGattagcaaaaaaaatccGGCAGGTCAGaaaggtggtggtggaaaaAATGAATTTCTATCTATCTCGCACGGTAGCCCTGAAGCCAGGAAAGTTCAAGTAAGCAACCGCGAAAAGAGGCAAATCCGGACATGCATCAATTGAGTTGATCAACACAGTTCGATTTTACGGTGATATATTCCATAAACGCCACGAAGTTGGCGATAGAAAACGTCTGGTAAGTCACCTTCCTTTTTGTGACTCGAATCGGTTTTTTTACCCAGCGATGACGCTGTTTTGCCAACAATCCTATGGAGGCATTTAGCTTTTGGAACTTAGTCGCGAGATGTAAATCCGGAGGAAAATGGCAAACAGAAGGGAGATCTTTCTGTAAACTGCGCCGTTTATGTCGGGATTCGGCCGGTGTCTGACCGTGACCGGTAAACAGGCCGACAAATACGGAAAATGAGCAATTCGATTTCAACGAAGGAGGGCATGCGAAACCTCTCAAAAATCTATAACCATAGCATGTTTCTCTAGCCCCACCTACCGGATCCCAGTAGAACTAGCAGAAGGTTGCCTCGCTTATACGTCCAGCGTTTCAAGCTTTTGTTACGGACGGGTACGGAGACCACACCGCGACGACCGCAAGAAACTATAAAGCTGAAGACGCATACTCTCCGGTCCCTCGAAATACCAGACGATGTTCGTAGAGCGCAGGCCTCCTTCTCTAGAGACAAGTTCACTACTCCAAGAGAGACCTCCTTCATATCACTCTACGGATGACGTCAACAGCTTAGCTTCGCCCACATATTCCGAACGAGAGCCTGACCCGACGCCGGTCAACCAGTTCTCAAAAGCAGATAAATGCTGGATCCTCGCAGGTTTGTGGTCAGGGGTTCTACTGGGCGCTTTTGATGGTACGAGCTTTAGACAATTATTCCATCGCACATGGATTGAATCTTTACCCCAGGGACCGTGGTTGCGACTTTATTAACACCGATTGGGAGTGAATTCAATGCTTCCAATCAATCATCATATATCGGCACATCCTATCTTCTGTCTGTGTGTTGTTTCACTCCATTATATGGTGAGTGCTGCATTTATGTCATAATTTTTTAACCATTGAGATTTAACACAACATTAGGACGTCTAGCTGATATTCTTGGTCGCAAAGGGGCAATGCTGCTGGCACTCTCACTTTTTGGTGGGCTAAATTTTATTATTAACTGACCGCGCCCATGTTAAACTCTTCCAAAATGCAAGGATCTGGTACGATATTTTGTGGAATGGCTCAATCTATGAACGCGCTCATTGCCGCTCGCGCTGTTGCCGGGATGGGTGGAGGAGGGTCAGTTTCATTCCTATCTATCTGATTCTCAATTTTTCTATTCTCGTTCTGTAATATCTAATCTCGCATAAAATTTAGAGTAATGACAGGTGGGCATCACACGATCTCTTCTTACTCCAATCTTAACGGGGTTGCTTTCAGTTTCCAGCATTACTGTGACCGATTTTATTCCGCTGTACGAGCATAGCTATCAATCATCTGAGAAGACCCATACTTACTTAGCTGCCTTGTTCTCGAAAGGCAACAACGAGGACTATACCAAGGCATGGCGAATATGTACGTCTTGCTTCTTTCAACGTCATGtttgtttgcattttacCAGAAAGGAGTTAACTTACCGGTGTGTTAGATTGTTTGGTCTTGGTGCAGGCCTTGGGGGCCCTCTCGGAGGCTGGGTTAATGACACGTTTGGATGGTAGGTCCCTAAGTCAAAGTGCGGGTGGAGTTACGCTCAGTCTAAATTTACTTCCGATAGGCGGAGTGCATTTTACATGCAGGTTCGTTGATCCGTGTGTTCAACTAAGCCTGCAATATGCTCATTCTCTGTAGGCCCCTGTGTTACTTTTCAGCTTCGTTTTAGTCGCGACCAAGGTTAATATCACGCTTCCAGACGCCGTACAAAATCAAACTTTGTCTGAAAAGTTAAGGCGCATCGACTATCTGGGGTCTTTGACCCTGGTTGGAACTGTTGGCTGTCTTCTCCTTGGCTTCAGTTTGAAGTCGACAGAAGAGATGCGGTGGTCTGATCCCATCATCGTTGGACTTTTCTCTGCGAGCGTGATTTTTGCATTTCTCTTTGTATGGGTCGAAAAGTTTTGGGCTCCATATCCTGTCATGCCTTTACGTTTGATTACACAAAGAACTCCTTTGGCTGTATCATTATCCA
The sequence above is a segment of the Psilocybe cubensis strain MGC-MH-2018 chromosome 4, whole genome shotgun sequence genome. Coding sequences within it:
- a CDS encoding Serine/threonine-protein kinase nrc-2 — protein: MPTPTIDPVLDSPPYVHSKSANGSPSSHPSSPRAQSAWKSVFRFPNSSSKKLQSTGSPVIVETQPLPISTQSGVTHIPVASSASLNPAYLSDQRSSYNSSNTQSSDSNGGLASPRNLYMTPRSTSYSYHTQPKSTDALSVGTPSRQRQHTKSERARPTLTKLQASSSRAPPLTADPSQTSFLPTPPTPSKPRTNGPLSPRSVSASASRFIRRVASAPNAKGLFSMGGSKSATTKNGFLAPADTLPPIPPLMSSSLEQGQDSLETVSSGSSRGRISRPTPSSGSLNVVAAAHGLPPVPGKVAFRRTYSSNSIKVRQSEGYLYFCMEYCMGGEFFRALQTRPGKCLSEDGSRFYAAEVVAALEYLHLMGFIYRDLKPENILLHESGHIMLSDFDLAKQSTDPSNMPTMVHSETNGIPLVDTMTCTANFRTNSFVGTEEYIAPEVIAAQGHTAAVDWWTLGILIYEMIYATTPFKGQERQDTFHNIRYQTVQFRDTPKFSSAGKDCVARLLDKSERTRLGSKSGASEVKQHKWFAKTNWGLLRNTRPPIIPSKSNGLLAMNGRQLKESHSLHLEEQVVAGSAGGGPGESDSDLFGAFSSVTLHYDVN
- a CDS encoding Multidrug resistance protein fnx1 codes for the protein MFVERRPPSLETSSLLQERPPSYHSTDDVNSLASPTYSEREPDPTPVNQFSKADKCWILAGLWSGVLLGAFDGTVVATLLTPIGSEFNASNQSSYIGTSYLLSVCCFTPLYGRLADILGRKGAMLLALSLFGSGTIFCGMAQSMNALIAARAVAGMGGGGVMTVSSITVTDFIPLYEHSYQSSEKTHTYLAALFSKGNNEDYTKAWRICLGGPLGGWVNDTFGWRSAFYMQAPVLLFSFVLVATKVNITLPDAVQNQTLSEKLRRIDYLGSLTLVGTVGCLLLGFSLKSTEEMRWSDPIIVGLFSASVIFAFLFVWVEKFWAPYPVMPLRLITQRTPLAVSLSNLLTSMSAFSMLYNAPLYFAAVRLNSAAVAGLHLLPHSVAISTGSVFAGWIMRRTGKLYTLTLVSSFMTIVASTLASCWNENSSAFHLWIDLIPQGFGMASFITSTLIAMIAGVLKEDMAVATGITYLFRTTGQVLGVSLSGAILQAVLLQKLKERITGAGAAELIYDIRHTAEIIPLLSAEHRKAAVESYGDALRVVFICQAAISGLGFLACLPIQESALSGPRPEEQRNDEGENGERD